The Oscillatoria sp. FACHB-1407 genome window below encodes:
- a CDS encoding helix-turn-helix transcriptional regulator: MLEQPLSIDLAKQTDVLQLLPCLPLLMNEARRSHLLIQYHRQPIWSMPENSTAQHVVVVHQETDSQVQVNRVMDGKKQKETLSHGSCIVIPADILHQSSWEQEVEFTLLLLEPTYLAQIAHETVDSDCVELIPQFAKLDSVISNIGFALKAELDGNGAKGHLYLESATTFLAAHLLRHYCTRTPSLPDYSGGLPKYKLREAIAYIHEHLSEEISLEAIASHLHMSQYYFCHLFKQSMGISPYQYVLRQRIDKAKQLLKQRHLAITDVALECGFANQTHFTKHFRKLMGTTPKAYREL, encoded by the coding sequence ATGTTAGAACAACCTCTAAGCATTGATCTGGCGAAGCAAACAGATGTTCTACAACTCCTTCCTTGTCTGCCTTTGTTGATGAACGAGGCTCGTAGAAGTCATCTTTTGATTCAATATCATCGGCAGCCGATCTGGTCAATGCCAGAAAATAGTACTGCTCAACATGTTGTGGTGGTTCATCAGGAGACGGATAGCCAGGTTCAGGTGAATCGGGTGATGGACGGAAAAAAGCAGAAGGAAACCTTGAGCCATGGAAGCTGTATTGTCATTCCAGCGGATATTTTGCATCAAAGTAGTTGGGAACAGGAGGTTGAGTTTACCTTATTACTGCTCGAACCAACCTATCTAGCTCAAATCGCTCATGAAACAGTGGATAGCGATTGCGTTGAACTCATTCCTCAGTTTGCTAAGCTCGATTCGGTGATTTCTAATATTGGGTTTGCCCTCAAAGCAGAGTTGGATGGCAATGGGGCGAAAGGTCATCTGTATCTCGAATCTGCTACAACTTTTTTGGCGGCTCATCTATTACGCCACTACTGTACTCGAACCCCATCCCTACCGGATTATTCAGGTGGGCTACCGAAATATAAACTCCGCGAGGCGATCGCCTACATCCATGAGCATTTGAGTGAGGAGATTTCTCTAGAAGCGATCGCCTCGCATTTACACATGAGCCAGTACTATTTCTGTCATCTGTTCAAACAATCTATGGGGATATCTCCTTATCAATATGTCCTCAGACAACGGATTGATAAGGCAAAACAGTTATTAAAGCAACGACATTTAGCAATTACAGATGTGGCATTAGAGTGTGGGTTTGCGAACCAAACTCACTTTACAAAACACTTTCGCAAGTTAATGGGGACTACTCCAAAAGCATATCGAGAACTATAA
- a CDS encoding helix-turn-helix domain-containing protein, with the protein MQTTSSQLINVNIHDAVEMQQVLPCAPRVSSRSLDWSGVVLDYYNHPGHEVPEHYAQQHVIAVTLSEQVKLHQRIETDSECSILDRGDMVICPAGFQRWCAWEDPAEFLVLSIDQSTLAEALYQTGDTRQLELVPQLKLKDRVIEHLVFTMANEIKTAHPTEPFYINSLLHLLYFHLLRHHTTANVAEFPKPSHPSKRMLLKAIEYMQANLHSDPDLLAIAPLLNTTSYELTLLFLDLTGLTPYQYLMRCRIERAKQLLAHKKLSIKEVAAQIGFTTVHQFNAQFLRLTGISPNIYRSEYAL; encoded by the coding sequence ATGCAAACAACCAGTTCACAACTTATCAATGTCAACATTCACGATGCAGTAGAAATGCAGCAAGTGCTGCCTTGTGCTCCTCGTGTCTCTAGCCGATCGCTCGATTGGTCGGGGGTTGTATTGGATTACTATAACCATCCTGGTCATGAAGTACCTGAACATTATGCCCAGCAACACGTTATTGCGGTGACCTTGAGCGAACAGGTTAAACTACACCAGCGGATTGAAACGGACTCTGAGTGCTCAATTTTAGATCGGGGTGACATGGTTATCTGCCCTGCTGGGTTTCAGCGTTGGTGTGCTTGGGAAGACCCGGCAGAATTTTTAGTATTGAGCATTGACCAGAGCACGCTGGCAGAAGCTCTCTATCAAACTGGTGACACCCGACAACTAGAATTAGTGCCTCAACTGAAGTTGAAAGATCGGGTGATTGAACATCTCGTCTTTACCATGGCAAATGAGATTAAAACTGCTCATCCCACTGAGCCGTTTTATATCAATTCCCTCCTGCATCTACTCTACTTTCATCTCCTGCGACATCACACAACTGCAAATGTTGCTGAATTTCCAAAACCATCCCATCCGTCTAAACGGATGTTGTTGAAGGCGATCGAGTATATGCAAGCTAATTTGCACAGTGATCCCGATCTGTTGGCGATCGCTCCTCTCTTAAATACCACATCCTATGAACTCACCCTGTTGTTTCTCGACCTCACAGGTTTAACCCCGTATCAGTATTTAATGCGCTGTCGGATCGAACGTGCTAAACAACTGTTGGCTCACAAAAAACTGTCTATTAAGGAAGTTGCTGCTCAAATTGGGTTCACTACGGTGCATCAATTTAATGCTCAGTTTTTGCGATTGACGGGGATCTCTCCTAATATTTATCGCTCTGAGTACGCGCTGTGA
- a CDS encoding response regulator transcription factor, producing the protein MSNPVNIRVLVADDHPVVRSGLAMIIQYTAGIETVAEASTGAEAVQLFRQHQPDVVLMDLKMPDMGGVEAIAAILKDYPNAQIIVLTTYDGDEDIYRGLQAGARGYLLKSVSREELINAIQQVHAGRKYIPAEVGARLAERMSSPQLTERERQVLTLLCEGKSNQDIASALHVSEGTIKFHINGILRKLNVSDRTQAVLVALKRGIANL; encoded by the coding sequence ATGAGCAACCCCGTTAATATCCGAGTGTTAGTGGCGGATGATCATCCGGTTGTCCGCTCTGGTTTAGCTATGATCATTCAATATACAGCGGGCATTGAAACTGTCGCAGAAGCCAGTACCGGAGCAGAGGCCGTGCAACTCTTTCGTCAACATCAACCTGATGTCGTGCTGATGGATTTAAAGATGCCGGATATGGGTGGAGTAGAGGCGATCGCTGCCATTTTGAAGGACTATCCCAATGCCCAAATCATCGTACTCACGACCTACGATGGCGACGAAGACATTTATCGAGGATTGCAGGCAGGTGCCAGAGGTTATCTGTTGAAAAGCGTCTCTCGCGAAGAGTTGATCAACGCGATTCAACAAGTCCATGCTGGACGAAAATATATTCCGGCGGAGGTTGGAGCACGGTTAGCCGAGCGGATGAGTAGCCCGCAACTGACCGAACGAGAACGGCAAGTGCTGACGCTATTGTGTGAGGGCAAATCAAACCAGGACATAGCATCCGCTCTCCATGTCAGTGAAGGCACAATTAAGTTTCACATTAATGGCATTTTGCGAAAACTCAATGTGAGCGATCGCACTCAAGCGGTTCTGGTTGCTCTCAAACGAGGAATTGCTAACTTGTAG
- a CDS encoding GAF domain-containing sensor histidine kinase — MNTVPVPSHDRLLALEAENAELRSRLRAIEERDCELMKANDVLKRSLTTLTTANSLQSFLRSVLQQAIHAMGAVSGAVFVYNPSSHTLDLAEMVLWGEILEVQTDPRTEIWRKVPADLSPLWEEMSQNEKIFWFDIEDAPPEHWTFADTWHRRLGHRMLAAIPLKVADQPLGHLGLAFAGLQQPTEIKLEQCTALVHHIALALQISRLSEEAQQVAVARAQEKAAQERAAELITINEALTQRSQEVQRSYRLLSVVAQVAQELLENPNMEQAITQGLQKLGEATGASRMTLFQETPEPHTGRLQHHIILEWTVSNVPRLINNPDTRSLYSDDYPDIAADLHAGRPANLHLRDYPSPAPAFWAKFGVHSRSIVPILIEGNYFGCVCFDDCFQYHPWSEQEMDILTAGAGAIGAALLRQRLAERLMQAAIAREQERTAQERVIELAIINESLTQRDRLLSVVAQVTQNLLENPNVEQAIAQALHKLGDAAGANRVNLLEQQEICPGQLQHRVLMEWTTPHTPRQIDDPATQVVMNNDIALVFAKLHAGHPVCLSLEDYPESIRPALASIDIQVSGIAPIFIGREYFGCLCFDNCVNNRLWSEQEMDVLMTGAGAIGAALLRQRLVERLIRSQAEQERVAELAKTNDALKRSLNTIATDANPHQIIAHILKIVAEQFETPLVEYWIHSENCHTAHLKLTQWRGNTLNPSEQPGHPGNHNFPCFPCLLWDQTLDYPCYCLIKDVTTDPTIRQVSEQIGIDVVAWFTARGVQQLLNIPLRLNEKTIGSLDIWLPGDRHFSPSQIELAYTFGQQLTLASYLNQLFEEAKQTVLFEERNRIAGDIHDTLAQAFTGISLQLEVAKPLIYQEPDTVENILQHVSQLTKNGLDEARRSVWALYPPGTEYANLAQMLYNSVEQMSRNTSISLEVNIIGDPCPLSPYLGMNLLRIGQEALTNALKHSQAQTVLIELTYTADLVSLSICDDGRGFTPPTNPDNLNGGFGLVGMYERCDRISALLSILSQPGQGTKILVESPLI, encoded by the coding sequence ATGAATACCGTCCCCGTTCCTTCGCACGATCGCCTTCTGGCTCTGGAAGCCGAAAACGCTGAATTGCGATCACGTCTCCGTGCGATTGAGGAGCGAGACTGTGAACTGATGAAGGCGAATGATGTTTTGAAGCGATCGCTCACAACATTGACCACCGCCAATAGCCTGCAATCCTTTTTACGCTCAGTGCTGCAACAGGCCATCCACGCGATGGGTGCTGTGAGTGGAGCTGTCTTTGTTTACAACCCGTCCAGCCATACCTTGGACTTGGCTGAAATGGTGCTGTGGGGAGAGATCTTGGAGGTGCAAACTGACCCACGAACAGAGATCTGGCGCAAGGTTCCAGCCGATCTATCTCCCCTCTGGGAAGAGATGAGTCAGAACGAGAAAATATTTTGGTTTGACATTGAGGATGCACCACCAGAGCACTGGACGTTTGCTGACACCTGGCACCGTAGACTGGGGCATCGAATGCTGGCAGCAATTCCCCTGAAGGTGGCAGACCAGCCGTTAGGACATCTGGGCTTGGCGTTTGCTGGCTTACAACAACCAACAGAAATCAAGCTAGAACAATGCACGGCGTTAGTACACCACATCGCCCTGGCATTACAAATCTCCCGTTTGTCTGAGGAGGCACAGCAAGTTGCCGTTGCTCGTGCCCAGGAGAAAGCCGCTCAAGAACGAGCAGCAGAACTCATCACGATTAACGAAGCTCTGACTCAACGCAGTCAGGAAGTGCAGCGTAGCTATCGTCTCTTATCCGTTGTGGCGCAGGTCGCTCAAGAGCTACTCGAAAATCCAAATATGGAGCAGGCGATCACGCAGGGACTCCAGAAATTGGGAGAAGCGACTGGTGCCAGTCGTATGACCCTATTTCAGGAAACTCCTGAACCCCATACGGGACGACTTCAACACCACATCATTCTGGAGTGGACGGTTTCCAATGTTCCACGGTTGATTAACAATCCAGATACCCGCTCTCTCTACAGTGATGACTACCCCGATATTGCAGCAGACCTCCATGCCGGACGACCTGCCAACCTGCACTTAAGAGATTATCCTTCTCCTGCCCCTGCCTTTTGGGCAAAGTTTGGCGTGCATTCTAGAAGCATCGTCCCCATCCTGATCGAGGGGAATTACTTTGGCTGTGTCTGCTTTGATGACTGTTTTCAGTACCATCCCTGGTCAGAGCAGGAGATGGACATTTTGACAGCGGGTGCCGGAGCTATTGGAGCAGCTTTACTACGGCAAAGACTGGCAGAACGTCTGATGCAAGCGGCGATCGCACGAGAGCAGGAGCGAACCGCTCAAGAGCGGGTGATAGAACTGGCAATTATCAACGAATCCCTGACCCAGCGCGATCGCCTCCTGTCTGTCGTGGCTCAAGTGACCCAAAATCTGCTGGAAAACCCAAATGTAGAGCAGGCGATCGCACAAGCACTCCATAAGTTGGGAGACGCAGCTGGTGCAAATCGGGTGAATTTGTTGGAGCAGCAGGAGATCTGCCCTGGGCAACTGCAACACCGCGTTTTGATGGAATGGACAACTCCCCATACACCTCGTCAAATTGACGATCCAGCAACCCAAGTGGTCATGAATAATGATATTGCCCTGGTTTTTGCGAAGCTTCATGCCGGACATCCAGTGTGTCTGTCTCTGGAAGATTATCCAGAATCCATTCGACCTGCTCTGGCAAGTATCGATATCCAAGTCTCTGGAATTGCACCAATTTTCATTGGGAGGGAATACTTCGGCTGTCTCTGCTTCGATAACTGCGTCAATAACCGCCTCTGGTCAGAACAAGAGATGGATGTTTTGATGACAGGAGCAGGAGCGATCGGGGCTGCCCTCCTGCGTCAACGTCTGGTGGAACGCTTAATTCGATCGCAAGCCGAGCAAGAGCGGGTCGCAGAACTTGCCAAAACCAATGATGCATTGAAGCGATCGCTCAATACGATTGCCACCGATGCCAATCCACATCAGATCATTGCCCACATTCTAAAAATTGTCGCTGAGCAATTTGAAACCCCATTAGTGGAGTACTGGATACATTCTGAGAATTGCCACACGGCTCATCTCAAGCTCACCCAGTGGCGCGGCAATACCCTAAATCCATCTGAACAACCGGGGCACCCCGGCAACCACAACTTTCCCTGCTTTCCCTGTCTCTTGTGGGATCAAACCCTGGATTATCCCTGCTATTGCCTGATTAAGGATGTTACAACCGATCCAACGATTCGCCAGGTGTCTGAACAGATCGGCATTGATGTTGTAGCCTGGTTCACAGCACGCGGAGTCCAACAGTTGTTGAACATCCCTCTGCGGCTCAATGAAAAAACGATTGGATCACTGGATATCTGGTTACCGGGCGATCGCCACTTCAGCCCCTCCCAAATCGAACTGGCTTATACGTTCGGCCAACAACTTACCCTTGCCAGTTATCTCAACCAACTGTTTGAAGAAGCCAAACAAACGGTTTTATTTGAGGAACGTAACCGCATCGCTGGCGACATTCACGACACACTGGCGCAGGCATTTACTGGAATCTCACTTCAGTTAGAAGTCGCTAAACCTTTGATTTATCAAGAACCCGATACGGTAGAAAACATACTTCAACACGTTAGCCAACTGACTAAAAATGGATTGGACGAAGCACGCCGCTCGGTCTGGGCACTCTATCCCCCCGGAACCGAATATGCCAACCTGGCGCAAATGCTCTACAACAGTGTCGAACAGATGAGCCGTAATACCTCTATCTCTCTGGAAGTCAATATCATAGGTGATCCCTGCCCACTGTCCCCTTACCTTGGCATGAACCTCTTACGCATTGGGCAAGAAGCCTTAACCAACGCCCTAAAACACTCACAGGCACAAACGGTTTTGATTGAACTCACCTACACCGCTGATCTGGTGTCACTCTCGATTTGCGATGATGGGCGAGGCTTTACACCCCCTACGAATCCAGACAACTTGAATGGCGGCTTTGGTCTGGTGGGAATGTATGAACGCTGCGATCGCATTAGTGCTCTCCTCAGCATTCTCAGCCAACCGGGTCAGGGCACGAAAATATTAGTGGAGTCTCCCCTGATATGA
- a CDS encoding CDGSH iron-sulfur domain-containing protein has protein sequence MSIDVPVIVDKKPVVMELEPGTYHWCSCGLSANQPFCNGSHQGTSFQPFAFDISEKQTVALCLCKQTGNAPFCDGSHHKLES, from the coding sequence ATGTCTATCGATGTACCCGTTATCGTCGATAAAAAACCTGTTGTCATGGAGCTAGAGCCAGGCACTTATCACTGGTGTAGCTGTGGTTTATCAGCCAATCAGCCCTTTTGTAACGGATCTCACCAAGGAACATCATTTCAGCCGTTCGCCTTTGATATAAGTGAGAAGCAAACGGTTGCCCTATGTTTGTGTAAGCAAACAGGAAACGCTCCATTTTGTGATGGGTCACATCACAAGTTAGAGAGTTAG
- a CDS encoding NADP-dependent oxidoreductase, which produces MNIMNAVRLHGYGDPEVLVYETVPRPEPKADEVLIRIHGAGVNPADWKMRQGYLKDKFPFPLPLILGYDLAGVVEAVGTQVTDLAVGDEVFAMVPLHQLGAYAEYTVVTAALIAPKPSTVDFATAAGIPSIALTAWQSLFDLAQLEAGQTVLIHGASGGVGRFAVQFAKWKGAIAIGTASTQNLDALRQLGVDRAIDYKAERFEEQVSNVDVVLDTVGGNTRQRSWQVLKPGGVLISTEGAAEPVVAPSTNIRGIAIFVTPHNNIQLRQIGSLIDSGVVQPPKVEKFALQDAAKAHAAIQHEHRRGKLVLT; this is translated from the coding sequence ATGAACATAATGAATGCTGTTCGGCTACACGGTTATGGTGACCCTGAAGTTTTAGTCTATGAAACGGTTCCTCGCCCGGAACCCAAGGCAGATGAGGTTCTGATCCGCATTCATGGGGCAGGTGTGAATCCGGCTGACTGGAAAATGCGCCAGGGCTATCTAAAGGATAAGTTTCCTTTTCCATTGCCCCTAATTCTGGGTTACGACCTGGCAGGAGTCGTAGAAGCGGTAGGGACTCAGGTAACTGATCTGGCGGTGGGGGATGAGGTGTTTGCTATGGTGCCCCTACACCAACTGGGTGCTTATGCCGAGTATACAGTCGTCACTGCGGCGTTAATCGCGCCTAAACCATCGACCGTGGACTTTGCAACCGCTGCCGGAATCCCTAGCATTGCTCTGACAGCATGGCAGTCCTTGTTTGACCTGGCGCAACTGGAAGCCGGACAGACGGTCTTGATTCATGGAGCGTCTGGGGGGGTGGGACGATTTGCTGTGCAGTTTGCCAAATGGAAGGGGGCGATCGCCATTGGAACTGCCTCGACTCAAAATTTGGATGCTTTGCGACAACTGGGAGTTGACCGGGCGATCGACTACAAAGCAGAACGGTTTGAAGAACAGGTATCCAATGTGGATGTGGTGCTGGATACGGTTGGGGGAAATACCCGGCAGCGATCGTGGCAAGTGCTCAAACCAGGTGGAGTTTTGATCTCAACGGAAGGTGCAGCGGAGCCAGTTGTTGCCCCATCAACAAATATCCGAGGCATTGCGATTTTTGTGACACCTCACAATAACATCCAACTCCGTCAGATTGGTTCTCTCATCGATAGCGGTGTTGTGCAACCGCCTAAAGTGGAGAAATTTGCGCTTCAGGATGCGGCTAAAGCTCATGCTGCAATCCAGCATGAGCATCGGCGCGGCAAGTTGGTATTGACGTGA
- a CDS encoding isochorismatase family protein codes for MNHLFTPENSALLLIDHQVGTMKLIKNLPLEQVERNTLALAKAAKILDLPVIFTSSQEERIQGPLMPALREILPEAFDARVKRAGIVNAWNDTNFREAVEVAGRRNLIMAGVTTDVCLVFPSINAVQDGYQVQAVMDASGSPFDLSEEMSRRRMEKGGVVLTATNTIIAELAQDWSKPAGSQLIQLLFQDVLPAIQ; via the coding sequence ATGAACCATCTATTTACTCCCGAAAACTCTGCTTTACTGCTGATCGATCATCAAGTTGGTACGATGAAATTGATCAAGAATTTACCGCTGGAGCAAGTCGAACGAAACACGCTGGCTCTAGCAAAAGCAGCAAAAATTTTAGATCTTCCGGTGATTTTCACCAGCAGTCAGGAAGAGAGAATTCAAGGCCCACTCATGCCAGCATTGCGAGAAATTTTGCCGGAAGCCTTTGATGCGCGGGTTAAACGGGCAGGCATTGTCAATGCCTGGAATGACACGAACTTTAGAGAAGCCGTTGAAGTGGCTGGACGGCGAAATTTGATCATGGCGGGTGTGACCACCGATGTTTGTCTGGTGTTTCCCTCGATTAACGCCGTGCAGGATGGATATCAGGTGCAGGCGGTGATGGATGCTTCTGGCTCCCCCTTTGACCTCTCAGAGGAAATGTCTAGACGACGGATGGAGAAGGGTGGTGTGGTTCTAACTGCCACCAACACCATCATTGCAGAATTGGCTCAAGACTGGAGTAAGCCTGCTGGGTCACAGTTGATTCAGCTTTTGTTCCAGGATGTGTTGCCTGCGATTCAATAG